A window from Malacoplasma iowae encodes these proteins:
- the uvrA gene encoding excinuclease ABC subunit UvrA produces the protein MSVKSINTKDYIVVKGARENNLKNIDITIPKDKFVVITGLSGSGKSSLAFDTIYAEGQRRYLESLSSYARQFLGGNEKPDVDSIDGLSPSISIDQKTTSHNPRSTVGTVTEIYDYLRLLYARIGKPYCKNRHGLIKTLSTKQIVDNIFKFDDNSKIQILSPIVVQEKGTFKNKFEELKRIGFLRLRVDNNIYSLDEEIDLDKNKKHTIEIIIDRVILNKDTPTRSRIYEAVEKALKESDGKVTVLCNDVEHNYSQTHACDVCGFSIPELEPRLFSFNSPIGACKYCNGLGFTYEPDEAKIFVNKNLSIHEGGIEYYKNVIADPPYDLKKMIAMWDHYNIDMFKPIKNLTKQEINIILYGSDEPISYSIELSNGKKVESQEYIEGVANLIKRRYHETTSEAAREFYSKFMSNIPCNICHGKKLSDEALSVKINETDIIELTEKNITSLSKFFLELSLNESDQKIANLALKEIVNRLSFLENVGLSYLTLSRAASTLSGGESQRIRLATQIGSSLTGVLYVLDEPSIGLHQKDNEKLISTLKNMRDLGNTLIVVEHDEDTMMASDHLIDIGPGAGIYGGSVVAQGTVKEVMENPESITGKYLSKKLKIDVPKSRRGGNGKVIEITGASGNNLKNVDVKFPLGKFIAVTGVSGSGKSTLVNETLIKGIEQKISNPFIIPKPFKKIKGTEFIDKLVKVSQDPIGRTPRSNPATYVSVFDDIRDLYTKTKESKARGYDKGRFSFNVKGGRCENCCGDGVIKIEMHFLPDVYVKCNECGGKKYNEETLQVLYKGKSIYDVLEMSVDEAIEFFYDNPQIKRKLDLMHDVGLSYLKLGTPSTQLSGGEAQRIKLAKYLQKKPTGKTIYVLDEPTTGLHVHDISKLINVLNFIVDHGDTVIVVEHNLDLIKVADYIIDLGPDGGDNGGRIIATGTPEQIIHKKDVSYTGEFLEKIMK, from the coding sequence ATGAGTGTTAAAAGTATAAATACAAAAGATTATATTGTTGTTAAAGGTGCAAGAGAGAATAATTTAAAAAATATTGATATTACAATTCCAAAAGATAAATTTGTTGTTATTACTGGTTTAAGTGGAAGTGGTAAATCTTCATTAGCTTTTGACACAATTTATGCTGAGGGACAAAGAAGATATTTAGAATCTTTAAGTTCGTATGCAAGACAATTTTTAGGAGGAAATGAAAAACCAGATGTTGATTCAATTGATGGATTATCTCCATCAATTTCTATTGATCAAAAAACAACATCTCATAATCCTAGAAGTACAGTTGGAACAGTAACTGAAATATATGATTATTTAAGACTTTTATATGCAAGAATTGGAAAACCATATTGTAAAAATAGACATGGTTTGATTAAAACACTTTCAACTAAACAAATCGTTGATAATATTTTTAAATTTGATGATAACTCAAAAATACAAATTCTTTCTCCAATTGTTGTACAAGAAAAAGGTACTTTCAAAAACAAATTTGAAGAATTAAAAAGAATAGGTTTTTTGAGATTAAGAGTTGATAATAATATTTACTCTCTAGATGAAGAAATTGATTTAGATAAAAATAAAAAGCACACTATAGAAATAATTATAGATAGAGTTATTTTAAACAAAGATACACCAACAAGAAGTAGAATATATGAAGCTGTAGAAAAAGCATTAAAAGAATCTGATGGAAAGGTCACAGTTTTATGTAATGATGTTGAGCATAATTACAGTCAAACGCATGCATGTGATGTTTGTGGTTTCTCAATTCCTGAGCTTGAACCTAGATTATTTTCTTTTAACTCTCCTATTGGTGCTTGTAAGTACTGTAATGGATTAGGTTTTACATATGAACCAGATGAAGCAAAAATTTTTGTAAATAAAAATTTATCAATACATGAAGGTGGAATTGAATATTATAAAAATGTTATTGCAGATCCACCATATGATTTAAAAAAGATGATTGCCATGTGAGATCATTACAACATCGATATGTTTAAACCAATTAAGAATTTAACAAAACAAGAAATAAACATAATTTTATATGGGTCTGATGAACCTATAAGTTATTCAATAGAATTATCAAATGGTAAAAAAGTTGAGTCACAAGAATATATTGAAGGTGTTGCTAATTTAATTAAAAGAAGATATCATGAAACAACCAGTGAAGCAGCAAGAGAATTTTATTCAAAATTTATGTCAAATATTCCATGTAATATTTGTCATGGTAAAAAATTATCAGATGAAGCATTATCAGTAAAAATAAATGAAACTGATATTATAGAGCTTACTGAAAAAAACATTACATCTCTATCAAAATTCTTTTTAGAATTGTCATTAAATGAATCTGATCAAAAAATTGCAAATTTAGCTCTTAAAGAAATTGTTAATCGTTTATCTTTTTTAGAAAATGTTGGTTTAAGTTATTTAACTTTATCAAGAGCAGCATCTACTTTAAGTGGTGGTGAAAGTCAAAGAATAAGATTAGCAACTCAAATTGGGTCTTCTTTAACTGGTGTTTTATATGTGCTTGATGAACCATCAATTGGATTACACCAAAAAGATAATGAAAAACTTATTAGTACATTAAAAAATATGAGAGACCTTGGAAACACTTTAATAGTTGTAGAACATGATGAAGACACAATGATGGCTTCAGATCATTTAATTGATATAGGTCCAGGTGCTGGAATATATGGTGGTAGTGTTGTAGCACAAGGAACAGTTAAAGAAGTAATGGAAAATCCTGAATCTATTACTGGTAAATATTTATCTAAAAAACTAAAAATTGATGTACCAAAATCAAGACGTGGAGGAAATGGTAAAGTTATTGAAATAACTGGAGCAAGTGGAAATAATTTAAAAAATGTTGATGTTAAATTTCCGTTAGGTAAATTTATTGCAGTTACTGGTGTTAGTGGTAGTGGTAAATCAACTCTTGTTAATGAAACTTTAATAAAAGGTATTGAACAAAAAATATCAAATCCTTTTATTATTCCAAAACCTTTTAAAAAAATTAAAGGTACAGAATTTATTGACAAACTTGTAAAAGTTTCTCAAGACCCAATAGGAAGAACACCACGTAGTAATCCAGCAACATATGTTTCTGTATTTGATGACATAAGAGATTTATATACAAAAACAAAAGAATCTAAAGCTAGAGGTTATGATAAAGGAAGATTTTCTTTCAATGTTAAAGGTGGAAGATGTGAAAACTGTTGTGGTGATGGAGTTATAAAAATTGAAATGCACTTTTTACCAGATGTATATGTAAAATGTAATGAATGTGGTGGTAAAAAGTATAATGAAGAAACTTTACAAGTTCTATATAAAGGTAAATCAATTTATGATGTTTTAGAAATGAGTGTCGATGAAGCAATTGAATTCTTCTATGATAATCCACAAATTAAAAGAAAGCTTGATTTAATGCATGATGTTGGTTTGTCTTATTTAAAACTTGGCACACCATCAACACAATTATCTGGTGGTGAAGCACAAAGAATTAAATTGGCAAAATACTTACAGAAAAAACCAACTGGTAAAACTATTTATGTATTAGATGAACCAACTACAGGTTTACATGTTCATGATATTTCTAAATTGATAAATGTATTAAATTTTATTGTAGATCATGGAGACACTGTAATTGTTGTTGAACACAATTTGGATTTAATTAAGGTTGCAGATTATATTATTGACCTTGGTCCAGATGGTGGTGATAATGGAGGAAGAATTATAGCAACAGGTACACCAGAACAAATTATTCACAAAAAAGATGTTTCATATACGGGTGAATTTTTAGAAAAAATAATGAAATAA
- a CDS encoding leucine-rich repeat protein has product MGKRKFLKPLFITLGCVLVVGVAGSLIYLDRIQSNTQNKNQSIIDNISFNEASTIFGKENIRINEEGKVSISKFIPQKNVSTDVFDTLVLPSKIDGKDVVYSEGYYTELNSYFKKNGTGYDSEKIKSVKKLLIADNKAFTKLRLKSDIYNAPSFLTSLEYVEIGSGVEIVPDGFFKGLKSIKTVDISTSVKTIGAQAFYACSSLTEINFKGTDEKIWIDSSAFAGCKNLKTINFANIKKLNYEIAKLPPDKKSLLFWKWWWLFNGSGSSENKITITTTPEFKSELESVQKYLENNKQDVKFDNINFDVRK; this is encoded by the coding sequence ATGGGAAAAAGAAAATTTTTAAAACCTTTATTTATTACTTTAGGTTGTGTTTTAGTTGTGGGAGTTGCTGGTTCTTTAATTTATTTAGATAGAATTCAAAGTAATACCCAAAATAAAAACCAATCTATAATTGATAACATTAGTTTCAATGAAGCATCAACTATTTTTGGAAAAGAAAATATAAGAATAAACGAAGAAGGCAAAGTTTCTATTTCAAAATTTATACCTCAAAAAAATGTTTCAACAGATGTTTTTGATACATTAGTACTTCCGTCAAAAATTGATGGGAAAGATGTTGTTTATTCAGAAGGTTATTATACTGAGTTAAATAGTTACTTTAAAAAGAATGGTACAGGATATGATAGTGAAAAAATTAAAAGTGTTAAAAAACTTTTAATTGCTGATAATAAAGCATTTACTAAGTTAAGACTTAAAAGTGATATATATAATGCTCCAAGTTTTCTTACAAGTTTAGAATATGTTGAAATTGGAAGTGGTGTTGAAATTGTTCCAGATGGATTTTTTAAAGGATTAAAATCAATAAAAACAGTTGATATTTCAACTTCTGTAAAAACTATTGGTGCTCAAGCTTTTTATGCTTGTAGTAGTTTAACTGAAATTAATTTTAAAGGTACAGATGAAAAAATTTGAATTGATTCAAGTGCTTTTGCAGGTTGTAAAAATTTAAAAACTATTAATTTTGCAAATATTAAAAAATTAAATTATGAAATTGCAAAATTACCCCCTGATAAAAAAAGTCTTTTATTTTGAAAATGATGATGACTATTTAATGGTTCTGGTAGTTCTGAAAATAAAATTACAATCACAACAACTCCTGAATTTAAATCTGAATTAGAAAGTGTACAAAAATATTTAGAAAATAATAAGCAAGATGTTAAGTTTGACAACATTAATTTTGATGTTAGAAAATAA
- a CDS encoding ABC transporter permease, which translates to MVQLIKQVLLSFKKSVLLIFSLAFICLCIITTTFSLLYLNTNTQNSINNLNTYGNSANLNVEQSYELEKPQYIVDKYAIAIPTKKLVPISNLKYVNGQKNVIFPYSTSDFSNPNVNTRPWERKFGIMKSIGAGLVNGVYQPNQIGTAFSSWYGLGWSMNDPDGKQVFNPSNIIYEMDSQNNVKMIGYFNENTGQVDDSFVLYEGHYSPSKRDFDSTDTNNAVPSTSPLHILYSNIYRKVETSKLDYNLVKVSSLSDLYNLLLTNVNKGSAQNFYSIKLDTEKLSKLQKSILNDLNETERNKILYKQILIKDEWVDNYLKTNPSLSKEKVIEQWLITLADQESDKLLNFFQEKAILYSQHFLDINGIQSQEESSFSITDSESTFEYLVSRKENNKINNIVYDEGSRLEDSNSYLSFANRYNEVYTSTDNKKYLKNLLILMLSSTPTTGEEILPYIKLKIKSILESIERGEAVDIGDYNEIFAIYEPEINKDIFYKTDKQKIDLNFIFQGSISPTGLVSSNILSVYTPYGFSTVVPSVFLKANNKEYLPESEWNNLIARWNDMLNSWKNFNLVIDDNRTLNNLETFSKDFKKWISNLDSKYTITVNTMKFVIIGTGLSPEMAYPSTSIESLIINPKNQMLIYANLQGYESILSTNSGLFQNKYFASRIKPSSTLFGTKVLDKKLVAKLNNFYKENFNSKATNNLVYLNHDFESSQSILSFRIYLPKSITLYVSTVAVVVIIVLIIIGLYLSYLLLKTYINKNIVQLSIIKANGFSTFKICSALSLFGLFVSIISGSVGYVLAWYLQGVFYSAISPFWYITVKFLKFSLLGFVGGSFIIFVTFFIFTYFIISYTFKTPINELISRNVETKATRILNLLKNNVIKVNPLLKFRLSLSFSNFSRFVFYTLLCSFGLALVTVGFSLPNKFNESIYMTELNKQYKYDFKFVTPTEQSGLYKYQKYSDLGFTDLDKGIYPLYPGKITWNQRTIDYAPITNYPSPYQLESLKVLDPVTGKQKQENGNNLYYGNLLLPSYVAKLSLEKDPFFGKNAVFAKWLLDINIEELGIKLNPWEIVKSSLPSEIVSRAETQNQNFLKQIYDFASDPKNAKIYELQKKNNFIIYNNSNNSYEIDSKKVVMISGDVNKIRFNDNFLTFIGYVYGSEELSNSDVKISYGIIPYEDNETEETYTYVEVDASARGKRFTTKITGIKQNSKFINLKDNSGNDISHSLIDKRYENPVVINNGAAYKYKLKVGSKINVTINNSYFRYSRKLLDNAGIKYNDSNAENIGNKQYTLTVSGISSDSVGEELYIDQDLANMMVGMTINAKEITNGGSIISNIRFDNNNNVYPIRVPTETINKINYKPFNGIFSNKKVPIFLDRNISFYSTIGIWPNITVLDSNSFSQFWSEQYKNGGNGADANYGNSFPNLIYEILTTNNKQIVSLEDRGKLINYLKNNFNDFAIFGNFIINNFGQNPIAIAIGDVSSFLSQIEIYSSLFTTISIIQGIGLSIFVPLIVIMILVMTSIMMNEFKNMIAVLKTLGYSDKENLLSIVITYLPVLFLALVIGFVILFVSVLTIQFTLYNVSSIFISSTINLIPYLYGVSGILSIMIINFLFTIFLLKKMNLKKSIAQ; encoded by the coding sequence ATGGTGCAATTAATTAAGCAAGTCTTATTATCATTTAAAAAATCAGTTCTTTTAATATTCTCGCTTGCTTTTATTTGTTTGTGTATCATAACAACAACTTTCAGTTTATTGTACCTTAATACCAACACACAAAACAGTATTAACAATTTAAATACTTATGGTAATTCAGCAAACCTTAATGTTGAACAAAGTTATGAATTAGAAAAACCTCAATATATTGTTGATAAGTATGCTATAGCTATTCCTACAAAAAAACTTGTACCAATTTCCAATTTAAAATATGTTAATGGTCAAAAAAATGTAATTTTCCCTTATTCAACATCTGATTTTTCAAATCCAAATGTTAACACAAGACCTTGAGAAAGAAAATTTGGAATCATGAAGTCAATTGGAGCGGGTCTTGTAAATGGAGTTTATCAACCAAATCAAATTGGGACAGCATTTTCTTCATGATATGGTCTTGGATGATCAATGAATGATCCAGATGGAAAACAAGTTTTTAATCCAAGTAACATCATATATGAAATGGATAGTCAAAATAATGTGAAAATGATTGGTTATTTTAATGAAAATACTGGTCAAGTAGATGATTCTTTTGTTTTGTATGAAGGGCATTATTCACCATCGAAAAGAGATTTTGATTCAACAGATACAAATAATGCAGTACCATCAACTAGCCCATTACATATTCTTTATAGCAATATATATAGAAAAGTTGAAACTTCAAAACTTGATTACAATTTAGTAAAGGTTTCTTCATTATCAGATTTGTATAATCTTTTGCTCACTAATGTTAATAAAGGGAGTGCACAAAATTTTTATTCAATAAAACTTGATACAGAAAAATTATCTAAATTACAAAAAAGCATTTTAAATGATTTGAATGAAACAGAACGAAACAAAATTTTATACAAACAAATTCTTATAAAAGATGAATGAGTAGACAATTATTTAAAAACTAACCCTAGTTTATCAAAAGAAAAAGTTATAGAACAATGGCTTATAACATTAGCTGATCAAGAATCAGATAAACTACTTAATTTTTTTCAAGAAAAAGCTATATTATATTCACAACACTTTTTAGATATTAATGGAATTCAATCACAAGAAGAATCATCATTTAGTATAACAGATTCAGAATCAACATTTGAATATCTGGTTTCAAGAAAAGAAAATAACAAAATAAACAATATTGTTTATGATGAAGGTAGTAGACTTGAAGATAGTAATAGCTATCTAAGTTTTGCAAATAGATATAATGAAGTTTACACTTCAACAGATAATAAAAAATATCTTAAAAATTTATTAATTTTAATGTTATCAAGTACACCAACTACAGGGGAAGAAATACTACCTTATATTAAATTAAAAATAAAATCTATCCTTGAAAGTATTGAAAGGGGTGAAGCTGTAGATATTGGTGACTATAATGAAATATTTGCAATTTATGAACCTGAAATAAATAAAGATATTTTTTATAAAACAGATAAACAAAAAATAGATTTAAATTTTATTTTTCAAGGTAGTATATCACCAACAGGTCTTGTATCTTCTAATATATTAAGTGTCTATACACCTTATGGTTTTTCAACAGTTGTTCCATCAGTTTTTTTAAAAGCTAATAATAAAGAGTATTTACCTGAAAGTGAATGAAATAATTTAATTGCTAGATGAAATGATATGTTAAATTCCTGAAAGAATTTTAATTTAGTAATTGATGATAACCGAACTTTAAATAATTTAGAAACTTTTAGTAAAGATTTTAAAAAATGAATTTCAAATTTAGATAGTAAGTATACTATTACTGTAAATACCATGAAGTTTGTTATTATAGGTACAGGTTTAAGTCCTGAAATGGCATATCCTTCAACTTCAATAGAAAGTTTAATTATTAATCCTAAAAATCAAATGTTAATTTATGCCAACTTACAAGGGTATGAATCTATACTATCTACTAATTCTGGTTTATTTCAAAATAAATATTTTGCTTCAAGAATAAAACCATCATCAACTTTATTTGGTACAAAAGTTTTAGATAAAAAACTTGTTGCAAAACTTAACAACTTTTACAAAGAAAATTTTAATAGTAAAGCAACAAACAATTTAGTTTACTTAAATCATGATTTTGAGTCCAGTCAAAGTATTTTATCATTTAGAATTTATTTGCCTAAATCTATAACTTTATATGTATCAACAGTTGCAGTAGTTGTTATTATAGTTTTGATAATAATTGGATTGTATTTGTCATACTTATTGTTAAAAACATATATAAACAAAAATATTGTTCAATTATCCATCATTAAAGCAAATGGTTTTTCAACTTTTAAAATTTGTAGTGCTTTATCACTATTTGGACTATTTGTTTCAATAATATCTGGAAGTGTTGGATATGTTTTAGCTTGATATTTACAAGGAGTGTTTTATTCAGCAATATCACCTTTCTGATATATCACTGTTAAATTTTTAAAATTTTCTTTATTAGGGTTTGTTGGTGGGTCATTTATAATTTTTGTTACTTTCTTTATATTTACTTACTTTATTATTTCTTATACTTTTAAAACACCAATTAATGAATTAATTTCTAGAAATGTTGAAACTAAAGCAACAAGAATTTTAAACCTTTTAAAAAATAATGTTATTAAAGTTAATCCATTATTAAAGTTTAGATTAAGTTTATCTTTTAGTAATTTTTCAAGATTTGTTTTCTACACATTGTTATGTTCTTTTGGATTGGCATTAGTTACTGTTGGTTTTTCTTTACCTAACAAGTTTAATGAATCAATATATATGACAGAATTAAACAAGCAATATAAATACGATTTTAAATTTGTTACTCCAACAGAACAAAGTGGTTTATATAAATATCAAAAATATTCTGATTTGGGTTTTACTGATTTGGATAAAGGTATTTATCCTTTATATCCTGGAAAGATAACATGAAATCAAAGAACAATAGATTATGCACCAATAACCAATTATCCATCACCATATCAACTTGAATCTTTGAAGGTTTTAGATCCAGTTACTGGAAAGCAAAAGCAGGAAAATGGAAATAATTTATATTATGGTAATCTTTTATTACCATCATATGTTGCAAAATTATCATTGGAAAAAGATCCATTCTTTGGTAAGAATGCAGTTTTTGCAAAATGGTTATTAGATATTAATATTGAAGAACTTGGTATTAAACTAAATCCTTGAGAAATAGTTAAATCATCTTTACCATCAGAAATTGTTTCAAGAGCAGAAACTCAAAACCAAAATTTTTTAAAACAAATATATGATTTTGCATCAGATCCTAAAAATGCCAAAATATATGAACTTCAAAAAAAGAATAATTTTATAATCTATAATAATTCAAATAACTCATATGAAATTGATAGTAAAAAAGTTGTAATGATATCAGGTGATGTTAATAAAATTAGATTTAATGATAACTTTTTAACTTTTATTGGATATGTTTATGGAAGTGAAGAATTAAGTAATAGTGATGTAAAAATATCTTATGGAATTATTCCTTATGAAGATAATGAAACTGAAGAAACATATACATATGTTGAAGTTGATGCATCAGCTCGTGGTAAAAGGTTTACAACTAAAATAACAGGAATTAAACAAAATTCTAAATTTATAAATTTAAAAGATAATAGTGGTAATGATATATCACATTCATTAATAGATAAAAGATATGAAAATCCAGTTGTTATCAATAATGGTGCTGCATACAAATATAAACTTAAAGTTGGTAGCAAAATTAATGTTACTATTAATAACTCATATTTTAGGTATAGTAGAAAATTATTAGATAATGCTGGAATTAAATATAATGATTCAAATGCTGAAAATATTGGTAACAAACAATATACTCTTACAGTTTCTGGAATTTCTTCAGATTCTGTAGGTGAAGAATTATATATTGATCAAGATTTAGCCAATATGATGGTTGGAATGACTATTAATGCAAAAGAGATTACAAATGGTGGAAGCATTATAAGTAACATTAGATTTGATAATAACAATAATGTTTATCCAATTAGAGTACCAACTGAGACTATAAACAAAATTAATTACAAACCATTTAATGGAATTTTTTCAAATAAAAAAGTTCCAATATTCTTGGATAGAAATATAAGTTTTTATTCAACTATTGGTATTTGACCAAATATTACAGTTCTTGATTCTAATTCTTTTTCACAATTTTGATCAGAACAATACAAAAATGGTGGTAATGGGGCAGATGCTAATTATGGGAATAGTTTTCCAAATTTAATTTATGAAATACTAACCACAAATAATAAACAAATAGTTAGTTTAGAAGATAGAGGAAAACTAATCAATTACTTAAAAAATAACTTTAATGATTTTGCTATTTTTGGAAATTTCATTATTAATAATTTTGGTCAAAATCCTATAGCAATTGCAATTGGTGATGTTAGTAGTTTTTTAAGTCAAATAGAAATATATAGTAGTTTATTTACAACAATTAGTATTATCCAAGGTATTGGTTTATCAATTTTTGTTCCATTAATTGTAATAATGATTTTAGTTATGACATCAATTATGATGAATGAATTTAAAAATATGATTGCTGTATTAAAAACACTTGGTTATTCAGATAAAGAAAATTTATTAAGTATTGTTATTACTTATTTACCAGTATTATTTTTAGCTTTGGTAATTGGTTTTGTTATTTTGTTTGTTTCTGTGTTAACCATTCAATTCACTTTATATAATGTGTCGTCAATATTTATATCAAGTACTATAAACTTGATTCCATACTTATATGGGGTATCTGGTATATTATCAATAATGATAATAAACTTCTTGTTTACAATTTTCTTATTAAAGAAAATGAATTTAAAAAAATCAATTGCACAATAA
- a CDS encoding alpha/beta hydrolase family protein: MKQNVNLNDIFKHKYICKSKLNNSKTKLAFLVVNANKKENKYDSNLFIIDIKTKEVNQLTSDGKINDFCWDNNEEIIFDGTYRNKEILSLIDRGETWSSIYKININHGEAKHYFDVKLNIVSIDKLNNHKYIFKVVYNPFKKIINDIRSPEKEKINFINNENNDYYIINKSPIAINGLGYTNDKYVHLYLYSKKDDNYKCLNKKEQFCIDYTIYNNKILFITSSFNEFLISNNGLYLYDDTRDDIKSLIIDKDFRVQFANLVDDNDVICGIEKYTTLNKNINSKLYHINTKNLEWKCINQFDFSYGNTIYSDVSYNQKIYSKVFNNYIYLCTTENYFNNIYKINKNGDVFKVFDTKNNGSIIDFEIIDENNLIINLSKDNNLYELFLFNNSSLDCLTEFNKSYIQNKNICDVKVYTYKEINNIKFDGFVIYPLEYCENKKYPVILLIHGGPKIVYSNQFNFEAQLLASNGYFVVCCNPRGSDGKGNSFSNIVGKFGVLDYLDIIDFINWFKDKFKNNINENKIGVIGNSYGGYMVNWIITHTNIFKAAISCKGISNLKTMFFTSDIGKEFVFKICGTSPFENSQKVDFHSPINYLNNVKTPTLFLHPELDYRCNLNESLQMYNGLKYKNIESKLVIFKNENHNILSVGKPNHKIKWYSEILNWLKKHL, translated from the coding sequence ATGAAACAAAATGTGAATTTAAATGATATTTTTAAACATAAATATATTTGCAAATCTAAATTAAACAATTCAAAAACTAAATTAGCTTTTCTAGTTGTAAATGCAAATAAAAAAGAAAATAAATATGATAGTAATTTGTTTATCATTGATATTAAAACAAAAGAAGTTAATCAGTTAACAAGTGATGGCAAGATCAATGATTTTTGTTGGGATAATAATGAAGAAATAATATTTGATGGAACTTATAGAAACAAAGAAATATTGTCTTTAATTGATAGGGGTGAGACCTGAAGTTCAATATATAAAATCAATATAAATCATGGGGAAGCAAAACATTATTTTGATGTTAAATTAAACATAGTATCAATTGATAAATTAAATAATCATAAATATATTTTTAAAGTAGTTTACAATCCATTTAAAAAAATAATAAATGACATAAGAAGTCCTGAAAAAGAAAAAATAAATTTCATCAATAATGAAAATAATGATTATTACATAATAAATAAAAGCCCTATAGCTATAAATGGCTTAGGTTATACAAATGATAAATATGTTCATTTATATTTATATTCTAAAAAAGATGACAATTATAAATGCTTAAACAAAAAAGAACAATTTTGTATTGACTATACAATTTACAATAACAAAATTCTTTTTATAACAAGTTCATTTAATGAATTTCTTATATCAAACAATGGTTTATATTTATACGATGATACAAGAGATGATATAAAATCTTTAATTATTGATAAAGACTTTAGAGTTCAATTTGCTAATTTAGTTGATGATAATGATGTTATATGTGGGATTGAAAAATACACAACTTTAAATAAAAACATAAATAGTAAACTGTATCATATCAATACTAAAAACTTAGAATGAAAATGCATAAATCAATTTGATTTTTCTTATGGAAACACAATATATAGTGATGTTTCTTATAATCAAAAGATTTACTCAAAAGTATTTAATAATTATATCTACTTATGTACCACAGAAAACTATTTTAACAACATTTATAAAATAAACAAAAATGGTGATGTATTTAAAGTTTTTGATACGAAAAATAATGGTTCAATTATTGATTTTGAAATAATAGATGAAAATAATTTAATTATTAATTTATCAAAAGATAACAACTTATATGAACTTTTTTTGTTTAATAATTCAAGTCTTGATTGCTTAACAGAATTTAATAAAAGTTATATTCAAAACAAAAATATATGTGATGTTAAAGTTTATACTTATAAAGAAATAAACAACATTAAATTTGATGGTTTTGTAATTTATCCATTAGAATATTGTGAAAATAAAAAATATCCAGTTATTCTTTTAATCCATGGTGGTCCAAAAATTGTTTATAGTAATCAATTTAATTTTGAAGCACAACTTTTAGCTTCGAATGGTTATTTTGTAGTTTGTTGTAATCCTAGAGGAAGTGATGGTAAAGGAAATAGTTTTTCAAACATTGTTGGGAAATTTGGTGTTTTAGACTATCTTGATATAATCGATTTTATTAATTGATTTAAAGATAAATTTAAAAACAATATAAATGAAAATAAAATTGGTGTTATTGGAAATTCTTATGGTGGGTATATGGTTAATTGAATTATTACTCATACAAATATTTTTAAAGCTGCAATCTCATGTAAAGGTATATCAAATTTAAAAACCATGTTTTTCACAAGTGATATTGGAAAAGAGTTTGTTTTTAAAATTTGTGGAACAAGCCCTTTTGAAAATAGCCAAAAAGTTGATTTTCATTCACCTATAAATTATTTAAATAATGTTAAAACTCCTACATTGTTTTTGCATCCAGAACTTGATTATCGATGCAATTTAAATGAATCTTTACAAATGTACAATGGTTTAAAATACAAAAACATTGAATCAAAATTAGTTATTTTCAAAAATGAAAATCACAATATTTTATCTGTAGGAAAACCTAATCATAAAATTAAGTGATATTCTGAAATTTTGAATTGATTAAAAAAACATCTATAG